Proteins encoded together in one Microbacterium sp. ABRD28 window:
- a CDS encoding acyl-CoA carboxylase subunit epsilon, which yields MSTASDPRGGGAGGSGETLPPVAIDVRRGAPTEEELAALIAVVSEEYAAESAEAVADDRPARSAWSLSQRGLRQPLRRDVGWGRYAG from the coding sequence GTGAGCACGGCGAGCGATCCGCGCGGCGGCGGAGCGGGCGGATCCGGCGAGACCCTGCCGCCCGTCGCGATCGACGTGCGTCGCGGTGCGCCCACCGAGGAGGAGCTCGCCGCCCTCATCGCCGTGGTCAGCGAGGAGTACGCCGCCGAATCGGCCGAGGCCGTCGCCGATGACCGCCCCGCCCGGAGCGCCTGGTCGCTCTCGCAGCGGGGGCTGCGCCAGCCCCTTCGCCGCGACGTCGGATGGGGTCGGTACGCGGGCTGA
- a CDS encoding acyl-CoA carboxylase subunit beta, whose product MEPVTDQPDFYTTAGKIADLRARYQEAVLDAEATAQQKQHAKHKLTARERIELLVDTGSFVEFDEYVRHRTTAFGMDKSRPYGDSVVTGTGTIHGRTVAVYAQDFSTFGGSLGEVAGDKIIKIMEFALRGGIPIIGILDSGGARIQEGVVALGKYGEIFRLNTAASGVIPQISIIMGPAAGGAVYSPALTDFVIMVDKTSQMFVTGPDVIKTVTGEDVGMEELGGAHTHNTRSGVAHYLAEDEDDAIDYARTLLGFLPDNNMSELPVYETAFEFETTDADRSLNTVIPDSANQPYDIHGVIGHLVDDGDFLEVQPLFAPNIVIGFGRVEGRTVGVIANQPSQMAGTLNIDAGEKASRFVRFCDAFSVPILTLVDVPGYLPGTDQEWTGVIRRGAKLLYAYAEATVPLVTVILRKAYGGAYIVMGSKQLGADVNLAWPTAEIAVMGGQGAVNILYRGEIKRAEEAGEDVAAVRTRLANEYTYNVASPFLAAERGELDGIIEPAQTRVAVAKALRSLRGKRASLPPKKHGNIPL is encoded by the coding sequence GTGGAACCCGTGACCGATCAGCCCGACTTCTACACGACCGCAGGCAAGATCGCAGACCTTCGGGCGCGCTATCAGGAGGCCGTTCTCGACGCCGAGGCGACGGCGCAGCAGAAGCAGCACGCCAAGCACAAGCTCACCGCCCGCGAACGGATCGAACTGCTGGTCGACACCGGCTCGTTCGTCGAGTTCGACGAGTACGTCCGCCACCGCACGACCGCGTTCGGCATGGACAAATCCCGCCCCTACGGCGACTCGGTCGTCACGGGGACCGGCACGATCCACGGCCGGACGGTCGCGGTCTACGCGCAGGACTTCTCCACCTTCGGCGGTTCGCTCGGCGAGGTCGCCGGCGACAAGATCATCAAGATCATGGAGTTCGCCCTCCGCGGCGGCATCCCGATCATCGGAATCCTCGACTCCGGCGGCGCCCGCATCCAGGAGGGCGTGGTGGCCCTGGGCAAGTACGGCGAGATCTTCCGCCTGAATACCGCCGCCTCCGGCGTCATCCCCCAGATCTCGATCATCATGGGGCCCGCCGCCGGTGGCGCGGTGTACTCCCCCGCCCTGACCGACTTCGTCATCATGGTCGACAAGACCAGCCAGATGTTCGTCACCGGGCCCGACGTCATCAAGACCGTCACCGGCGAAGACGTCGGGATGGAGGAGCTCGGCGGCGCGCACACCCACAACACCCGCTCCGGCGTGGCGCACTACCTCGCCGAGGACGAGGACGACGCGATCGACTACGCCCGCACGCTCCTGGGGTTCCTCCCCGACAACAACATGTCGGAGCTGCCGGTCTACGAGACGGCGTTCGAGTTCGAGACGACCGACGCCGATCGAAGCCTCAACACCGTCATCCCCGACTCCGCGAACCAGCCCTACGACATCCACGGCGTCATCGGCCACCTGGTCGACGACGGCGACTTCCTCGAGGTGCAGCCCCTCTTCGCCCCCAACATCGTGATCGGCTTCGGCCGGGTCGAGGGGCGCACGGTCGGCGTGATCGCCAATCAGCCCTCGCAGATGGCGGGGACCCTGAACATCGACGCGGGCGAGAAGGCGAGCCGGTTCGTGCGCTTCTGCGATGCGTTCTCCGTGCCGATCCTCACCCTGGTCGACGTGCCCGGGTATCTCCCCGGCACCGATCAGGAGTGGACCGGCGTCATCCGCCGCGGCGCGAAGCTGCTGTACGCCTACGCCGAGGCCACGGTTCCCCTGGTCACCGTCATCCTCCGCAAGGCCTACGGCGGCGCCTACATCGTGATGGGCTCCAAGCAGCTCGGCGCCGACGTGAACCTCGCCTGGCCGACCGCCGAGATCGCGGTGATGGGTGGTCAGGGCGCGGTGAACATCCTCTACCGCGGCGAGATCAAGCGCGCTGAGGAAGCGGGTGAGGATGTCGCGGCGGTACGCACCCGCCTCGCCAACGAATACACCTACAACGTCGCGTCTCCCTTCCTCGCCGCCGAGCGCGGTGAACTCGACGGGATCATCGAGCCTGCCCAGACGCGGGTCGCAGTCGCCAAGGCGCTGCGGTCCCTCCGCGGCAAGCGGGCGAGCCTCCCCCCGAAGAAGCACGGGAACATCCCGCTGTGA
- a CDS encoding biotin--[acetyl-CoA-carboxylase] ligase, producing MPIPTDGYPRAAAVSPRVQITESTDSTNADVLAAAGADPAGWPHLSVLLTTDQRAGRGRLDRSWTTPPGTALAMSVVVRVPALPVGARGWIPLVAGAAMARAVGAQLRGTPHSATLKWPNDVLIDGGKVCGILAEVVPGDPDAVVVGAGVNTRMTRADLPVDTAVSFAALGLSCDDDRLVADFLSALDEQLSALVAGGGDAAASGVSGEVSALCSTLGADVAVHLPDGTRLTGRAARLDADGRLVVEDATGLETAVSAGDVVHVR from the coding sequence ATGCCGATCCCCACCGACGGGTATCCCCGCGCCGCCGCCGTCAGCCCCCGCGTCCAGATCACCGAGTCCACCGACTCCACCAACGCCGACGTCCTCGCCGCCGCCGGCGCCGACCCGGCCGGCTGGCCGCATCTCTCGGTGCTCCTCACCACCGACCAGCGCGCCGGGCGCGGCCGCCTCGACCGCAGCTGGACCACTCCGCCCGGCACCGCCCTGGCGATGTCGGTCGTCGTCCGCGTGCCCGCCCTCCCCGTCGGAGCACGCGGGTGGATCCCGCTCGTCGCCGGCGCCGCGATGGCCCGCGCCGTCGGCGCTCAGCTGCGCGGCACGCCCCACTCGGCCACGCTCAAGTGGCCGAACGACGTGCTCATCGACGGCGGCAAGGTCTGCGGCATCCTCGCCGAGGTCGTTCCGGGCGACCCCGACGCCGTCGTCGTCGGTGCCGGGGTGAACACACGGATGACACGGGCAGACCTCCCGGTCGACACCGCCGTCTCCTTCGCCGCCCTCGGCCTGAGCTGCGACGACGACCGCCTCGTCGCCGACTTCCTCTCGGCGCTCGATGAGCAGCTCAGTGCGCTGGTCGCCGGAGGAGGGGATGCCGCCGCATCCGGGGTCTCCGGAGAGGTGAGCGCCCTGTGCTCGACCCTCGGCGCCGACGTCGCCGTGCACCTGCCCGACGGCACCCGCCTCACCGGCCGCGCCGCCCGGCTCGACGCCGACGGGCGGCTGGTCGTCGAAGACGCCACGGGGCTCGAGACCGCGGTCTCGGCCGGAGACGTCGTGCACGTGCGCTGA
- a CDS encoding PH domain-containing protein has translation MTHPTSFAGRPATPAPGVPTPELRIARVRSHARRLFWSALILIAVAGAAGFFWGNLPAPFENWMLLTAAAVVVFLLVLLPFVAWWSRVYTITTRRVIERSGIFATRRRDLSHVRGYTIQVRRGILQRMWGAGTLTLFNGADEPLRMKNIPGVVLVHEVLVDQVEVNQILAHRDAQASVSGPYPPGPPPPLPQLG, from the coding sequence ATGACGCACCCGACCAGCTTCGCCGGGCGTCCTGCCACTCCCGCACCGGGAGTGCCGACGCCCGAGCTGCGGATCGCGCGGGTGCGCTCGCATGCCCGGAGGCTTTTCTGGTCGGCGCTCATCCTCATCGCGGTCGCCGGCGCGGCCGGTTTCTTCTGGGGGAATCTTCCGGCGCCGTTCGAGAATTGGATGCTGCTGACCGCAGCCGCCGTCGTCGTGTTCCTCCTCGTGCTCCTGCCGTTCGTGGCCTGGTGGAGTCGCGTCTACACGATCACGACGCGAAGGGTCATCGAGCGTTCCGGGATCTTCGCCACCCGTCGCCGCGATCTGTCCCATGTGCGGGGCTACACGATCCAGGTGCGTCGAGGCATTCTGCAGCGGATGTGGGGAGCAGGAACCCTCACCCTCTTCAACGGTGCCGACGAGCCGCTCCGGATGAAGAACATCCCCGGCGTCGTCCTCGTGCACGAGGTGCTCGTCGACCAGGTCGAGGTCAACCAGATCCTCGCGCATCGTGATGCGCAGGCCTCGGTGTCGGGGCCGTACCCGCCGGGACCGCCGCCGCCTCTGCCGCAGCTCGGCTGA